Proteins from one Juglans microcarpa x Juglans regia isolate MS1-56 chromosome 1S, Jm3101_v1.0, whole genome shotgun sequence genomic window:
- the LOC121246649 gene encoding replication stress response regulator SDE2, giving the protein MEMEGNSRIYHLFVKLLDGKTLTLRFASPTVSAIAVKSRLHEITRIPSCHQRLLTGVHQISDESTISCPDDGVAIFPTVNLLLRLVGGKGGFGSLLRGAATKAGQKKTNNFDACRDMSGRRLRHVNAEKKLEEWMAEEEQRKLERIAEEFIKKKAKKGKKGVGEGEAEKYVAKYREESERCVAEVLDSVNDSVKRKGGPAGGAEAKRLKIWMGKRKMAESDSDDTDEDCSDEEEEREKSVVLNHGNNSDSSKEAEGSFGSVTGGKHEDVFSGGPSCESGSEEEKETVMQGMVESGGCKVRESLHSDAESNDKKNSQSTTVPCLEVTLVLESEALPAEKLEEATSELPNVLSAENEDGLESASVDAEANSSESKSRVLEETVAGENTEEMEKPLNFDEFNTGAEMEVLGMERLKSELQARGLKCGGTLQERAARIFLLKSTPLDKLPKKLLAKK; this is encoded by the exons ATGGAGATGGAGGGCAATAGCAGGATCTACCATCTTTTCGTTAAGCTCTTAGACGGAAAAACCCTTACCCTCAGATTCGCCTCCCCAACTGTCTCCGCCATCGCCGTCAAGAGCCGTCTCCATGAGATCACCCGAATACCCTCCTGCCACCAGCGCCTCCTCACCGGCGTCCATCAGATCTCTGATGAATCCACAATCTCGTGCCCCGACGACGGCGTGGCGATCTTCCCCACCGTCAATCTCCTCCTCCGCCTTGTCGGTGGAAAGGGAGGGTTCGGTTCGCTCCTGCGTGGTGCCGCGACGAAGGCCGGGCAGAAGAAGACGAATAACTTCGACGCGTGCCGCGACATGAGTGGGCGGAGGCTGAGGCACGTGAATGCGGAGAAGAAGTTGGAGGAGTGGATGGCGGAGGAGGAACAGAGGAAGCTCGAGAGGATCGCTGAGGAGTTCATAAAGAAGAAGGCCAAGAAGGGGAAGAAGGGGGTTGGGGAAGGTGAGGCCGAGAAGTATGTGGCGAAGTATCGGGAGGAGTCGGAACGGTGCGTCGCTGAGGTCCTTGATTCGGTGAACGACTCAGTGAAGCGGAAGGGTGGACCGGCTGGGGGAGCGGAGGCGAAGCGTTTGAAGATTTG GATGGGGAAGAGAAAAATGGCTGAAAGTGATAGCGATGATACGGATGAGGATTGCagtgatgaggaagaagaaagggagaAATCTGTTGTATTAAATCATGGTAACAATTCTGATTCAAGCAAGGAAGCTGAGGGTAGTTTTGGTTCAGTTACTGGTGGAAAACATGAGGACGTATTTTCTGGTGGACCATCCTGTGAAAGTGGCtcagaggaagagaaagagactGTTATGCAGGGAATGGTGGAATCTGGTGGTTGCAAAGTTAGGGAATCTCTTCATTCTGATGCAGAAAGTAATGACAAGAAGAATTCTCAGAGTACAACTGTACCTTGTTTGGAGGTTACATTAGTTTTGGAATCTGAAGCATTGCCAGCTGAAAAGCTGGAAGAAGCAACCAGTGAACTCCCCAATGTCTTGAGTGCAGAAAACGAGGATGGTCTTGAAAGTGCATCAGTTGATGCTGAAGCCAATTCGTCAGAGTCTAAATCTAGAGTTCTTGAGGAAACAGTTGCCGGTGAAAATACTGAAGAAATGGAGAAGCCCctaaattttgatgaatttaatacAGGTGCAGAGATGGAG GTACTTGGCATGGAAAGGTTGAAGTCAGAACTGCAAGCACGTGGGTTAAAATGCGGGGGTACTTTGCAAGAGCGTGCTGCCAGGATTTTCCTGCTAAAATCTACGCCTTTGGATAAGCTCCCTAAGAAGTTGCTGGCAAAAAAATGA
- the LOC121247686 gene encoding cyclic nucleotide-gated ion channel 1-like isoform X1, translated as MEYFRSRTFESLERSSSFEQKYPRNIRVVFGRVLESFQRGVERVKSLKTKQISTHSVGDRPKKESGRTREVFDPQDQFLQTWNKIFVLSCVISVAVDPLFFYIPVMDKFKDGDRCLNLDNTLAIFACVIRSAMDAFYAIHILFRFNTAIFLPESRGFGRGGLIKDRMAIAKRYLFTGHLIIDILSILPLPQVVVFVISPKLKTEVPLVIKEMLKFVIFSQYVPRLWRIYPLYVEVTRTSGILTETAWAGAAYNLFLYMLASHVVGAFWYLFAIEQWDACWQEWCKDDQDGCQESFYCGIRHNNNFGTNISQACPFMKPDEIENSTVFNFGIFTDVLRSGVVESRAFPKKFSYCFWWGLRSLSSFGQSLSTSTYVWEIAFAVFIAISGLVLFSLLIGNMQKYLQSTTVKVEEMRVRRTDAEQWMSQRMLPDNLRERVRRYEQYKWQETRGVEEENLIRNLPKDLRRDIKRHLCLDLLMGVPMFKKMDQQLWDPLVDRLKPVLYTDKSYIVREGDPVDEMLFIIRGKLATSTTNGGRTGFFNSADLNAGDFCGEELLTWALDPQTSAPKFPTSTRTVEAKTEVEAFALMAEDLKTVASQFRKLRSKELRHTFRFYSQQWKTWAACFIQSAWRRHCKRKLEKELRDSENRLQDALANEAGTSASLGATIYASRFAANVLRTLKRKRAAERTTRAPQRVLQLLPQKPTDPDFTAYVRH; from the exons ATGGAATATTTCAGGAGTCGTACGTTTGAAAG CTTAGAGAGATCTTCGAGTTTTGAGCAGAAATATCCAAGAAACATCAGAGTGGTTTTTGGCAGAGTTTTGGAGAGCTTTCAGAGAGGAGTTGAGAGagttaaaagtttgaaaacGAAACAAATAAGCACCCATTCTGTAGGGGATCGGCCAAAAAAAGAGTCTGGTCGTACTAGGGAAGTCTTTGATCCACAGGATCAATTTCTACAAAcatggaacaaaatatttgtgCTTTCTTGTGTGATATCAGTGGCTGTGGACCCATTGTTCTTTTACATCCCTGTGATGGACAAGTTTAAGGATGGGGACAGATGCTTAAATTTAGACAACACACTGGCAATTTTTGCTTGTGTTATTCGATCCGCCATGGATGCCTTCTATGCAATTCATATATTGTTTAGATTCAATACAGCAATTTTCCTTCCGGAATCTCGAGGGTTTGGAAGGGGTGGGTTGATTAAGGATCGTATGGCTATAGCAAAAAGATACCTATTCACCGGCCACTTAATTATTGACATTCTATCAATTCTCCCATTGCCACAG GTGGTAGTTTTCGTTATCTCTCCCAAATTAAAAACTGAAGTTCCATTGGTCATTAAGGAAATGTTGAAGTTTGTAATCTTCTCCCAATATGTGCCGAGGCTTTGGCGGATCTATCCACTATATGTAGAAGTAACAAGAACATCCGGCATACTAACTGAGACAGCATGGGCTGGAGCTGCTTATAATCTGTTCCTCTACATGCTTGCAAGTCAT GTAGTTGGTGCTTTTTGGTACTTGTTTGCCATTGAACAATGGGACGCATGCTGGCAGGAATGGTGCAAGGATGATCAGGATGGTTGTCAAGAATCTTTTTACTGTGGTATTCGGCATAATAATAACTTTGGAACTAATATAAGTCAGGCTTGCCCTTTTATGAAGCCTGATGAGATTGAGAATTCAACTGTCTTCAACTTTggaatttttactgatgttctGAGGTCTGGAGTGGTGGAATCAAGAGCttttccaaagaaattctcctaCTGCTTTTGGTGGGGTCTGCGTAGTCTGAG ttCTTTTGGCCAAAGCCTGTCAACAAGCACATATGTTTGGGAGATAGCCTTCGCTGTTTTCATCGCCATCTCTGGATTGGTCTTGTTCTCATTACTTATTGGCAATATGCAG AAATATCTGCAATCCACAACAGTGAAAGTAGAAGAAATGAGAGTGAGAAGGACTGATGCAGAACAGTGGATGTCCCAACGTATGCTCCCTGATAACTTAAGGGAGCGGGTCAGACGATATGAACAATACAAATGGCAGGAAACCAGAGGTGTCGAGGAAGAGAATCTCATTCGTAACCTTCCTAAGGACCTCAGGAGGGACATAAAGCGCCATCTTTGCTTGGATCTTCTCATGGGA GTGCCCATGTTCAAAAAGATGGATCAGCAACTGTGGGATCCGCTGGTTGATCGTCTCAAGCCAGTGCTTTACACAGACAAGAGCTACATTGTTCGTGAAGGGGATCCAGTGGACGAGATGCTCTTTATCATCCGAGGAAAACTAGCCACCTCGACTACCAATGGTGGAAGAACTGGTTTCTTCAACTCTGCTGATCTTAATGCTGGTGACTTTTGTGGTGAAGAGCTTCTTACTTGGGCCTTGGATCCCCAGACCTCGGCCCCCAAATTCCCCACGTCAACTAGAACAGTGGAAGCAAAAACAGAGGTTGAAGCCTTTGCGCTGATGGCCGAAGACTTGAAGACTGTAGCCTCTCAGTTTCGGAAACTTCGTAGCAAGGAGCTCCGACACACTTTCAG GTTCTACTCACAACAATGGAAGACATGGGCGGCATGTTTTATCCAATCAGCTTGGCGCCGGCACTGTAAGAGAAAGCTTGAGAAGGAATTGCGCGACTCAGAAAACAGACTGCAAGATGCTTTGGCAAATGAAGCTGGCACCTCGGCTAGTCTTGGTGCAACTATTTACGCATCAAGGTTCGCTGCCAATGTACTTCGAACCTTGAAACGGAAAAGGGCTGCAGAACGCACCACCAGAGCACCACAAAGAGTGCTACAGTTACTGCCACAGAAACCTACTGATCCCGATTTCACTGCTTACGTACGTCATTAA
- the LOC121247686 gene encoding cyclic nucleotide-gated ion channel 1-like isoform X2, which translates to MEYFRSRTFESLERSSSFEQKYPRNIRVVFGRVLESFQRGVERVKSLKTKQISTHSVGDRPKKESGRTREVFDPQDQFLQTWNKIFVLSCVISVAVDPLFFYIPVMDKFKDGDRCLNLDNTLAIFACVIRSAMDAFYAIHILFRFNTAIFLPESRGFGRGGLIKDRMAIAKRYLFTGHLIIDILSILPLPQVVVFVISPKLKTEVPLVIKEMLKFVIFSQYVPRLWRIYPLYVEVTRTSGILTETAWAGAAYNLFLYMLASHEWCKDDQDGCQESFYCGIRHNNNFGTNISQACPFMKPDEIENSTVFNFGIFTDVLRSGVVESRAFPKKFSYCFWWGLRSLSSFGQSLSTSTYVWEIAFAVFIAISGLVLFSLLIGNMQKYLQSTTVKVEEMRVRRTDAEQWMSQRMLPDNLRERVRRYEQYKWQETRGVEEENLIRNLPKDLRRDIKRHLCLDLLMGVPMFKKMDQQLWDPLVDRLKPVLYTDKSYIVREGDPVDEMLFIIRGKLATSTTNGGRTGFFNSADLNAGDFCGEELLTWALDPQTSAPKFPTSTRTVEAKTEVEAFALMAEDLKTVASQFRKLRSKELRHTFRFYSQQWKTWAACFIQSAWRRHCKRKLEKELRDSENRLQDALANEAGTSASLGATIYASRFAANVLRTLKRKRAAERTTRAPQRVLQLLPQKPTDPDFTAYVRH; encoded by the exons ATGGAATATTTCAGGAGTCGTACGTTTGAAAG CTTAGAGAGATCTTCGAGTTTTGAGCAGAAATATCCAAGAAACATCAGAGTGGTTTTTGGCAGAGTTTTGGAGAGCTTTCAGAGAGGAGTTGAGAGagttaaaagtttgaaaacGAAACAAATAAGCACCCATTCTGTAGGGGATCGGCCAAAAAAAGAGTCTGGTCGTACTAGGGAAGTCTTTGATCCACAGGATCAATTTCTACAAAcatggaacaaaatatttgtgCTTTCTTGTGTGATATCAGTGGCTGTGGACCCATTGTTCTTTTACATCCCTGTGATGGACAAGTTTAAGGATGGGGACAGATGCTTAAATTTAGACAACACACTGGCAATTTTTGCTTGTGTTATTCGATCCGCCATGGATGCCTTCTATGCAATTCATATATTGTTTAGATTCAATACAGCAATTTTCCTTCCGGAATCTCGAGGGTTTGGAAGGGGTGGGTTGATTAAGGATCGTATGGCTATAGCAAAAAGATACCTATTCACCGGCCACTTAATTATTGACATTCTATCAATTCTCCCATTGCCACAG GTGGTAGTTTTCGTTATCTCTCCCAAATTAAAAACTGAAGTTCCATTGGTCATTAAGGAAATGTTGAAGTTTGTAATCTTCTCCCAATATGTGCCGAGGCTTTGGCGGATCTATCCACTATATGTAGAAGTAACAAGAACATCCGGCATACTAACTGAGACAGCATGGGCTGGAGCTGCTTATAATCTGTTCCTCTACATGCTTGCAAGTCAT GAATGGTGCAAGGATGATCAGGATGGTTGTCAAGAATCTTTTTACTGTGGTATTCGGCATAATAATAACTTTGGAACTAATATAAGTCAGGCTTGCCCTTTTATGAAGCCTGATGAGATTGAGAATTCAACTGTCTTCAACTTTggaatttttactgatgttctGAGGTCTGGAGTGGTGGAATCAAGAGCttttccaaagaaattctcctaCTGCTTTTGGTGGGGTCTGCGTAGTCTGAG ttCTTTTGGCCAAAGCCTGTCAACAAGCACATATGTTTGGGAGATAGCCTTCGCTGTTTTCATCGCCATCTCTGGATTGGTCTTGTTCTCATTACTTATTGGCAATATGCAG AAATATCTGCAATCCACAACAGTGAAAGTAGAAGAAATGAGAGTGAGAAGGACTGATGCAGAACAGTGGATGTCCCAACGTATGCTCCCTGATAACTTAAGGGAGCGGGTCAGACGATATGAACAATACAAATGGCAGGAAACCAGAGGTGTCGAGGAAGAGAATCTCATTCGTAACCTTCCTAAGGACCTCAGGAGGGACATAAAGCGCCATCTTTGCTTGGATCTTCTCATGGGA GTGCCCATGTTCAAAAAGATGGATCAGCAACTGTGGGATCCGCTGGTTGATCGTCTCAAGCCAGTGCTTTACACAGACAAGAGCTACATTGTTCGTGAAGGGGATCCAGTGGACGAGATGCTCTTTATCATCCGAGGAAAACTAGCCACCTCGACTACCAATGGTGGAAGAACTGGTTTCTTCAACTCTGCTGATCTTAATGCTGGTGACTTTTGTGGTGAAGAGCTTCTTACTTGGGCCTTGGATCCCCAGACCTCGGCCCCCAAATTCCCCACGTCAACTAGAACAGTGGAAGCAAAAACAGAGGTTGAAGCCTTTGCGCTGATGGCCGAAGACTTGAAGACTGTAGCCTCTCAGTTTCGGAAACTTCGTAGCAAGGAGCTCCGACACACTTTCAG GTTCTACTCACAACAATGGAAGACATGGGCGGCATGTTTTATCCAATCAGCTTGGCGCCGGCACTGTAAGAGAAAGCTTGAGAAGGAATTGCGCGACTCAGAAAACAGACTGCAAGATGCTTTGGCAAATGAAGCTGGCACCTCGGCTAGTCTTGGTGCAACTATTTACGCATCAAGGTTCGCTGCCAATGTACTTCGAACCTTGAAACGGAAAAGGGCTGCAGAACGCACCACCAGAGCACCACAAAGAGTGCTACAGTTACTGCCACAGAAACCTACTGATCCCGATTTCACTGCTTACGTACGTCATTAA
- the LOC121244224 gene encoding non-specific lipid-transfer protein A-like, with protein sequence MSTTTAAAMTRVGTVLAIVFLLSGIAYAAASNTCSSYGGMSENDNATSCSDVITKLTPCLPFVQGKEDKPSTQCCGGAKEVVTAAKSKQDRQAICECIKTAGSSAGKIEPSRITQLVKDCGLKINLPPISSHTDCSKVSFYHEG encoded by the exons ATGTCAACTACTACTGCAGCAGCCATGACTCGGGTTGGCACTGTTTTAGCCATCGTTTTTTTACTTTCTGGTATAGCATATGCAGCAGCCTCGAATACATGTTCTAGTTATGGAGGGATGAGTGAAAATGATAATGCAACTTCATGCTCCGACGTTATCACCAAGCTTACACCCTGCCTGCCTTTCGTACAAGGAAAGGAGGACAAGCCATCCACGCAGTGTTGTGGAGGTGCTAAGGAGGTGGTTACCGCCGCCAAATCCAAACAAGATCGACAAGCTATATGCGAGTGCATTAAGACAGCAGGATCATCGGCCGGCAAAATCGAGCCTTCTCGCATTACTCAACTTGTCAAGGATTGTGGTCTCAAAATCAACCTCCCTCCTATTAGCAGTCACACAGACTGCTCTAA GGTATCTTTCTATCATGAAGGGTGA